In Juglans regia cultivar Chandler chromosome 13, Walnut 2.0, whole genome shotgun sequence, the following proteins share a genomic window:
- the LOC118344272 gene encoding uncharacterized protein LOC118344272 gives MQHLCWTMVNFGQIGINKWQKKDGLFSLLFLLLKKKTKICIWTQLQKLISDLSIGQLLYGFARTGQIQENKNLHLDLAQDRYKISSSTDQIGVIAYKRVVFLYHVICRSCRVWCDGLGCAGLGSPEGLLLHRRTACGLVSDKSLWPVKLKKTKRHEQLKGNNHSLEKRRAMRRIWGDRK, from the exons ATGCAGCATCTGTGTTGGACCATGGTCAATTTTGGTCAGATTGGAATTAATAAATGGCAGAAGAAAGATGGGTTGTTTTCCCTCCTCTTCTTacttctaaaaaagaaaacaaaaatctgtaTTTGGACCCAGCTTCAAAAACTCATCTCAGATTTATCCATTGGACAACTTCTTTATGGATTTGCGAGGACAGGACAgatacaagaaaacaaaaatctgcATTTGGACCTAGCACAGGACAGATACAAGATCAGTTCCTCTACAGATCAGATTGGAGTAATCGCCTACAAAAGAGTTGTATTTTTATACCATGTGATTTGCAGAAGTTGCAGGGTATGGTGCGATGGTCTGGGTTGTGCCGGTCTGGGTTCGCCGGAAGGGTTGCTCCTCCACCGGCGTACGGCGTGCGGCTTGGTCTCCGATAAGTCTCTATGGCCAG TAAAgctaaagaaaacaaaaaggcaTGAACAACTGAAAGGAAACAATCATTCTCTGGAGAAAAGAAGGGCCATGCGACGAATCTGGGGTGACAGGAAGTGA